CTTGGAAGAGGCAAGGCCCGGCACTGACCGTCCCATTCCTCTCCCCCCTTCTTGACCCCAGGAAGCAAAAGCAGTGGGTCCACCCGGAGCGCTGGCGGGAGCAGCCGTCGGGCCCTGGGGCGCGAGAAGGAGAGCCGGTCGGCTGGAGCTGGGGGCAGTGGCAGCGAGTCGGACCACACAGTGCCAAGCGGGGTGGGCAGCGGCGGCTGGCGGGAGCGTCCTGCTGGCCAGCTCAGCCGTGGCAGCAGCCCGCGCAGCCAGGCCTCGGCCGCCGCCCCAGGGCTCCCCCCGCTGCACCCCCTGACAAAGGCGTACTCGGTGGTGGGCGGGCCGCCTGGGGGGCCGCCTGTCCGGGAGCTGGCCGCTGTCCCCCCAGAGCTGACAGGCAGCCGCCAGTCCTTCCAGAAGGCCATGGGGAACCCCTGTGAGTTCTTTGTCGATATCATGTGACCAAGGAGAGAGTGCTTCCGGCCTGGCCACTGCTTCCAGCCAGTGGTCCTGCTGCCCCTGCAGGAGGGGCTGCACCTGGAGCTTGTGTGGCCTTCGTGGCCTTCCTGGGTCAGACCAGCCTGTGCTTCGTGCCATGGGGTCTGGGCCTGGCCAGAGTGGCAGCAggctggaggagaggggctgAGGGTAGCCCAGGCCACCGTAACCTGGATGGCAGCCCGTCCTCCTGGCCAGAGCAGCTGTGTCTGTGCAGACCCCGGTGGGGGGGCCTCCATCTCCCTGTGCTCAGGCAGGTCTGACCTGCCCGCCTTGGCGTGTGCCTCAGGGACCCGCACTCGCCCACAGTGCTGTGCACGGGGCCTCAGGTTGAGCTGAGAGGTGGCCGCTAGGCCTGGGCCCCCCTCTTCACCCGGTTCACAGGCCCCACCCTCCATCCTGcccaggccggggtggggggcccTCTCGGGGGTAGGGTCCTAGCCCCGAGGCCTCTCTCTGGCTGCCCAGAGTAGggatctaatttatttatttattgcctggCCTGTGTGCTCCACGGGGTGGCGGCCAAGTCAGctgtcccccactcccagccacTGGAGCAGAGTTTCATGTGTTCACCCCCACCCCGCAGGGACACACGGTGTGTCTGAAGGTGTGCGGGAGGACGGTGAGGGGGAGATGGCAGGAGAGGGAAGGTGACACTGAGGGCAAGGGCCACAGATGCACACAGCTGCTGCCGGGGCGGGGTCTGGGGCAGAGGGCGTGGCCAGTTCGCCCCTCCCCGCGGTCCTGGGGTGGCCGCCCACGCGCCCACGCACGCACGCACTCACGCACGCTGCTCCCTCCGTCCAGCGTCGCTGGCCTGCACACGTCTGCACTGTAGATACTGTGTGGAGCTGGAGCGTCGTCCAGGTAGTTAATAGAGCTGCTTCTGTGTAAATGCTATTTTAAACActaaaaagcatttaattttatGGGACCGACGTGTGATCTGTGTCTCTTTTTAACCACTTTAGGAGATTGGGGTGCAGGGGCCGGGTCAGCTTCCCCAGGGTCCGTCCGAGAGCTGACCCAGGACCCAGGGACAAGGCCCTGGCCGCAGCGGTCCTGGCGGGCGGTCTTCTGTCTGTGGCGCTGGCTCCTGGCTCCGGTGGGgggtgcggggggtggggtggggtgggtcgTCCTTGCAGCTGCTGCTGGCCTTGGTGCTGACCCCCGACCCTGGCCGGGCTCTGTCCGCGGTGCTGGAGGGGACTGGCCACATTCTACTGGCTCGCTGgccagggagagaaggaagctgGGTGCCCCCTCCTTCCTGAGCGGGTCTCTGCCCTGCACTGGGGCCCACAGTCAGGCACACACCCCTGCAGAGGGGTCAAGAaagccccacccacccaccaaccTCCCACTCCTACGATGCTTGGACAGGATGCTGGGGGGGGCCCCAGGCTGGGCCCAGCCAGGCAAGTGGTATCCAGCTTTGCCTTCACATGGTTTGGCTGGGGGCTTTCCTGTGCGCTCAGCCTGGGCTACGGGGGGCCCCGAGGAAGCCTCCATGGGCCTCTGTCTGGAACAGTGGCGCTGGGTCACTTGTGCAGGCCAGGGCTTGGCTGGGGCAGGGACAGAGCCTGCCTCTGGGGCTCCAGGGGTTGAGATCCCACGGAGCTGAGGCCCCTTATGCACTCTGGAGGTCACTGTGGGGTCAAGGTCAGCAGAATGTAGGGCTGGGGAGTCACAGCGGAGTTGGGGCACAGTCTAGGTTGCTGCATAGGGACTTGGTCTGGGGGCACCTTGACTAGGTATGAGTTCACTGGGGTGAGGTCACTGGCTCAGGGGTCGCTTGTTTTCTCCCTGAgtctcctccccgcccccactgcTGCCTCGCCCTCTGGCATCGCCAGGACCCCCTCCCAGGAAGAACTCAGGGGTGTTGAGGTCCGGCCGCCACAGCAGCAGGTAGCACTTAGGCGGGTGGGAGGTGCCCAGGATGCCCAGCACACAGAAGAGGATGGCGCCCACCTGCACGGCAGGCTGGGAGACCGTGTGCACGTCGGCAAAGGGGGATGAAGGAGACCCAGGTGATGAAGTAGGCCAGCATGGCAGAGGTCAGGCCGCGGGCACCGTTGTAGCCCCCGGGCCGGCTCTTTACCGGGAAGGtgcccaggaagcagaggaaagCCAGCGTGGCGTTCACCAGGCCGAAGCTGACCCAGGAGCGCACGTGGCAGTGCACCAGCGCCTCCGTGGGCGGCACTTGCCAGCCTGTCGGCACCTCCGGCGGGAAGATACCAGCCAGCACCCCACAGGCGGCTGCAGAGCCGGTCTGCCCAGCTCGGCTGCAGCTCTGACCCCACGAAGATCTCAGCCGCCTGCAGGAAGGGTGTGCTCCAGCAGCCGGTGAGCAGGAGGTGGTGCAGCGGCGGCTGGGCCAGGCAGCTGGCAGGGCTGGGCCGGCCGGGAAACAGGAGGACGCTGAGGCAGACGAGGCCCAGGCAGAGCAGGCCTGTGGCCCCCCACCCGAGGCCCGAACCATGGGCTGTGCCGGCGCCAGATGAAGAGTCCCAGGGCTGCCAGCACCAGGCCCAGAGCCGGGGCCAGAGCAGAAGCAGCCCCAGGAACTTGGGCCGGCGGGGGAGGCACCGGTGCTCCAGTCCGGGGACCTGTGGTCCTGGTCACACTTgctgcagagggcagggggaggagaggggggtgCTGGGGGCCGTCGGCTTCCCCCAGCCTCGCCCCTGCCACGGCCTCTGGCCTCAGAGCCAGGCCTGTGCCCCCGACCCTGCGGGGACCCTCCCTCGCTCGTGCGACAGCGTGGGAAGGCCCCTCGGAGGGCTCACCTGGGTTGCGCTGGTAGCTGCCTGCTTTGCAGTCGGTACCGTCGTAACAGCAGGAGTGGAAGCCCTTAACGCGGTGCACCTGGCCCTCCTTGCACTGCCGTGAGCACTGGGGCACGGGCTCCGGGCACGGGCTCCTGGCACGGGCCCCGGGGCTCAGGCTCCGCACGGCTGGCTGCAGCTGCCCGAGCCCTGGGGGCCGCCCTGCTCCCTCAGGCAGGGCTGGCGCTCACCTGGTTTCCCTGCGTGTGCCACCTCACCTGGGAGTGCCAGAGCTGCAGGCTGCCATTGAAGGTGCCCACGGTACGCAGTGTGGGCGTCCGGTCCCACCGTACCCACAGCTTCTGGTCATGATTCACGTCCACGTTCCCGTTGGTGTCAAACCGCAGGCTCAGGTTGTGCGTGTTCTCCGGGtgctggcgggggggggggacgggggggcggggagcccccccaccccccccagcccagacctgctcCCACTGTCCCTCCTCCCTGGTGGCGCTGGTGGCACAGCTCCCGTGCCCTCACCTGCCAGGGCCGCACGGGCTCCCGCACAGGGCAGCCCGAGGTGTCGCAGAGCAGCGTGTTGTGGAGCGCCTGGGCCACGCTGTACACAGCTGCGAAGGCGCGAAGGTCTGGCGGTGCAGCAGCCCGTCAGTCACGTTCTCCAGGGTGATGCAGTCACACTGAGGGCAGCGCGGCCCCACCACGTGCTCCTCCAGGCCTGGCTGCCCTGCGTCCAGCGAGGCGCAGTAGGCGGGGTCCGCGGCCAGGGCCAGGCACGTCTGCACGTAGGACGGGAACTTGGGCATCTGGGCGCCCTGACGCGGGACGCCGAGCACGGTACCCACCCGGTCCATGCTGGGCAGCGTCATGACCAGGTTTGAGGGCAGCCAGGCCTCGCTGGCCACCCACATCTTGGGCGAGAGCCTGTAGCGGATGCTGTAGCTGAAGAGGGTGCGGGCAGTGCAGGCAGAGAACACCTCACCACCCGCACGCTGCTCTGGTTCACCCGGCGTGGCAGGCCCTGCACGGAGCCCAGCCGCGGGCTGCCGGCTCTGGGCAGCGGCACCCAGCTCTCGCGCGCGATTCAAGTGCCCTTGGCGTCGTCCAGGCCAGAGAAGAGGCACAGGCCCTGCCAGCTGTACTCGTCTTTGCTGCCCACGGCGGCCACCCAGCTCCAGTGCAGCTCCCGCAGCAGCTCCACCACGGCCGCCACCTGCACGCGGTCGCTGGGCACCGTGTGGAGGAAGGACGGGAACGTCTCGCGGCTGCTCAGCCAGTCCGTGCTGGCGCCGTAGCTGACCTGCGGGTCCAAGGCAGCTCCTGACGCAGGGGCTCCCGAGGCGGGCAGGAGGGGGGACGCGGGCTGGGGGGTGCACGTGCGGCATGAGGAAGAAGCTGGTGACCAGGACGACCTCGAAGGAGTGGGGCCCGATGACGGCCAGCACGTGGGGCTGGTACTGCATATAATCGTAGTAGGCGGCGACGCTGCAGCTGCCGGCCTTGGCCATCAACACCAAGCTGGGCTTCGCGGCGACCACGGGCTCCCAGCACGTGTTGAAGAAGTTGTAGCCCAGGCGCAGCCCCGGGGATCAGGGTGGACCCGCTGTTGATCTCCTCCATGGCCATCGTCGTGGCCAGCGCCCAGAGCAGCCCAGGGGAAGAAAGCATCCTCAGCTGAGCCCAGGGGGGCAGAGCCCCCCAGCACGTAGTCCCCTGGCCAGCTGAGCTGCCGGGACAGGCACAGCGGGGCCCCTGCCCTGACGCCCAGGACAGCCGCGAGGCCCAGGAGAGCCAGGCCTGGCATGGCAGGTGGCAGCTTCCAGCAGGGACGGCAAGTGGGCAGACTGACCGGGGCGCCAGATATGGGGAGTCGGGGCGTGGAGGGGCAGAGGATTTGTTTAGCAAAGCGCTTGCCTGTCCTCACCTGCCAGCTCGGGGCCCTGGAGATGTCCTCCATCTCCTGGGCCCCACAGGTGTGCTCACATTGGATTCATCCTGATGCCACCACTAGGCTCTCTGGCTGACAGTGACCCGGGCAGGCAGGCTTTGGGCAGCCGCTGACTGTGACCTTGCTACCTGCCTGTGCCcaagcccctggcacccacctaTTCCTGGAGAGGGGTCACCCTGTACCCGTCTGCCAGAGGGCCCTGGATTCTCTGGCTGCCTGTGAGACAGGCTTGGAGGTGCCAATGCCCCAGGGAGTAGGCACAGAAACActccctccagccctggggaGGCACTGTCGGCAGTCGGGGTGGGAGACTGCAGGGGTGGCTCCCTTGGCAGGCCCAGGGGCAGCCTGGGGGGGTGCGTCCCACTgccctgcaggccagccaggaggaCAGTGGGTGGCCGGATGGCCCGCTCCCACCCCGTGGCGAGGGTGGGGAGGGTCCCGAGGGGGAGGCCGTGGGCTCTCGGCCTGCCTGGGGACAGTGCACCTTGAGGGTCTAAGGCCTAGAAGCTGCGGGGCCCCGTGGCTGGCCGTGCTCACACCGGCCTGGGCCCTGCCTGCGCGGGCCAGGCTCACAGCTGGGCCCGAGGAGCGGCATGCAAGCGAGGGAGGAAATGCTGTAACCAAGCGGGCTGCTGCAGCCAGGTCAGCCCCAGGGAGTGCCGGGGGCCTGGGGGCCAGGCCAGCAGCTCCCGCTTAGCCTCCGGGTGCCTGAGGACCCGTCTCCCCCAGTCTGGGGCTGGGGGCCTCACTGACACCAGGCTGCAGGCACccagaggagctgggggaggCTAGCGATGGCCCTGGGGTATGGCGGTGGGGCCCGGCAGACATTTATGGGACGTGGTCTAGGGATCCAGTCCTTGCCTGTCTCCACTGCCCTGTGGGGCGCGCACACGTGGCACAGCACACACGCTACACGCATGCGCAGGGCCTGCACCTGCACCATtgcatgcacacgtgcacacacgtgcaGCCCTCACTGTCTGGCTCGGGGGAATCCAGGCTGTTCCCCCAGTCACTGGCCTTTGCAGGCACACCAGGCTCTGGTCCCCGCTGGGTGTGGGGACTTGGAGGTGGCTTGTGTTGGGCACTGCTATTCAGTGCTGGCTTTGGGGCAGCGTCTGAGAGGACCCTCCCTGACAGGCATCCTCCTTCTGTCCAGGCCACTGCCATGGCGTGAGCAGCCCCCCTCCACTGGCTGCAGTCCAGGcaaattttcttctctctacACGGTGTGTGGCTGGCCTCAGACCTGCGTTTCCAACTCAGCCACTTAGGTGATTCTGTGACTCAGTTGTTTCACCTCTAAAGTGGGGATAATGTGGACCTTGGCAACAGATGGGGTTCGGCAGGGCTAAAGCTTGCACAGAGATGGGCAGGACCCCAGCACTGGCCGGGGCATACCTCACGTCCCTGTGGTTGACACAGCCCTGACTGCCTGGGAGCAGGTACCTGGCACACCCGACACCCCCGTCCCGGAGAGCAGCAGTTCTGCTAagtgcagtttatttattttggaaaagccATCACCCGTATTACAGCTTCTAAGGGTACCTGAAAGCTTGCACTTATGTACGTTTGCTGCACGGTGAATAATGTCCCCTTGGCACCTGAGGTCCTGGCCTCACAGTGAagaggcagtgggtggggccaggCCCCCAAGCACTGGGTGATGGCTGGGATGGGCGTGGCCACCTGCCAGCCTGTCACTGAGGCAAAGCGGTCGGTCGAGGCGCCCTCCCTTGAGCTATGTCATCCTGGGACTCCTGAGCTCCACGGGGATGGAGCAGTaaggggcagggaagagggagcaCAGCATCTCGCTGGACGCTGGAGAGGGAGAAGCCAGCACTGGCCCAGAGGAGTCCTGGGATCCTGGGGGTTCTCAGGCTGTGCTGTGCAGACTCTAGGCCGCAGGCAGCGGCTGACACGTGTGCAGGGCGGTGGCAGCAGGGCAGTCCTTCCCTCGGGGCTTCAGGTCCTGCTGTCACTGCTGAGGACACGTGGGCCCCTGGCTGAGGAGGCGAGGGGCGGGGGGAAAGCCTGCAGTGCTGACCCCTGCCCAGGACTTTCTCCCTGTCCTGGGGACAGCCAGCCGTTACAGAGGGGCCCAAGGCAGCCCAGCTGGGCAGACACTGCGTCCTGTGCCCCACGACTCCCCGCAGGGGCAGCTTTTCCATGAACACTAATCCTGACCCCCACTGACTGCTTCCTGCACTTCATCCACCCGGGAAAGGCCTGACTGGACATGAGTGTACCTTAGCTGAGGGTAAAGATGAGATGCCCAGGCAAAGGAGAGGCCGGGCGTGGAGCAGACGGCCAGCGTCTGCCTTCTCCGTGAAGCCTGTCTGCAGCGGCTGGATGCTCTGAATGGCTCCCGACGAGCTCAGCTCACAGGGGGACCCAGAAAGTTCCACGGTGGGACTGATAGGTCCCGGCTGCCCCCACCCAGCTCTGGATTAGGGGAAGCCCACCCCACCTGGGCCTGCCAGCCCCTAGGGTAGGTCCAGCAGGGCGTGCTCGGCGTACAGCCTCTGGGAGATGTTGTAGACGCGTTCAATGAAGGGCAGGGCCTCGCCCAGCATCTCCACGGCCTGCTCGGGGGACCCCACGTTCATGGTCTCCAGGAAGACCTTGCGTGTGGGTAGTGCACAGAAGGCCACGGTAACGGCGCGGCGGATGATCCAAGGGTGGTAGGCGGCCAGCGAGGCATTGTAAGAGTCAGTGCAGAGCGCGGCAGTGCGCGCGTCCTCAGGGCTGGTGCGGATGCCCTCCAGGAAGAGCTGCAGCCAGTGCAGGGCGCGGTGCAGCCGCAGCACCGTCCGGCAGCCCGAGTCGGGGTGGCGGGAGCGCCTCTCCAGGTCCACCAGCTGGCTGCCCACCTCGTAGGCCACCATGGCCTGCAGGGTGCTATAGTGCTCCTGCTGCGGGCCACCGCACAGCTGCTCCATGATCTGCAGCTTCGCCACCACATCCTTGGAGATGAACGAGAAGATGGTGCCCAGGCTGTTCAGGAACCTGCGCAAGGGAGGCGGGTGCTCAGCTGGGGGTGCGGGGGAGAGCACCCCCCACCTTCTGGGCCGCGAGTGAGGACAGCCGACCGGCACCGGGCCGGCAGGTGCCTACAAGTGCCGGCGGGACGCAGGTGGCGCAAGTGGGACGCATGGCCAGGAAAGGCCCTCGCACGCACCTGACCAGCCCCCTCCAGCTGGCGAGGTAGTGGTCCAACAGCACCTCTTCCTTCTCGTTGAGACACTgcttgaaactgagcaggacaaCTTTCAGATTAAACTCTGACTCCAAGTCATCCATTTCAACAGGAACTGAAACACACCGGGAGTCAGGCTGTGGGTTGTCTCCTGGTGAGGAGGCTCCCTCCTTGGGTCATTATTtcggggagggagggcaggggcagctgGAAAGAAACAGCTGGGCTACTGCTGCTCCCCAGTGAAAGCCCACAATAACCCCCATCCCCaggccagcccctcctccccaggagcCCACCTCGCTCTGCTCGGGTCACACACTCGCAGACACACAGGCCTGGCCCGGCTCTTAGCACGGCCCCCCGACGCTCAGGCTTGTCAAACCACTGCCACGTCTCACTCGCAGGAGGCGTCTCTGCTCAGGTTTCCTTGCTGGTTTATAGTCTGTCTCTCTTGAGTGTATGTCTGTTCCTACTAACTGGAGAAGTATTTGCTGAGTCCCCACCCAGAGCCAGGCACCCATTCCAGTGCACTGTGAGTGAGACCGACAGCCTGGCCCCGCTGAGGCAACATCCTagtggcaggtgtgtgtgtgtgtgataatagCAAAGACAGGAAGTTCAACACAGTAGGTAGAAGGATAAGCACCGTGGAGAGACAGACTGTGGGCTGAGGCTGGAGGGCCACGCCCTTCCTTGCTTGAAGCTGCATCGCAACACACAGAGCAGAGGCTGCGGGGTCAGCATTTGCCGACAGATGGACAGACACCAGTCTTCTCACTCCTACTGTAACTGTACCCGTCGCACACAGAAGGGCAGCTGGAGCACACACAGGTTTTCTCACACTCTGAAGACAGCCAcaggccctcccccagccccagggagtCCAGAAGTGCCCCAGGCCAGAGGCCTGCTCTGGATTCTGGCATTCATATAGTCACTCCACAAACACCCAAGTGCCCGAGCGTTAGTGGGTGTCGCTGGGCACCTCAGCCCCTGCCTCCCTGGGTGCCTGGGGCCTGCACTGCGGTGTGGCTCTGACAGGTCCTGGGGACTGAGCTGTGTCTCACCTCATGTCCGGGACAAGCTCTCACCCCTTTGGGCATGGGGGTTCCTGTGCTCTTGGTGCTGGAAGCACTGTGGGAGCCCGGTCACCCGAGGTGTGTGGTGAGAGCTCAGCCAGGAGGGCACACTAGTGTGCCCGGGCAGGGTCTGCCTTCCACTGTGCGGGCAAATCGTGCACTGTTCTAAGATCCTGTCCCACATCTTTGGGGAAAATGGGCCCGCacaccctcccctgcccaccacccaggCTGCTGGGAGCATCTGATGGGGCCCAGTAGGTGCTGCTGAGGCCCTGCAGGCCCCACGGCTTGGCCGCATGCCTGGCACTGGGTGGAGTGCCCAGAGGTGAGCTCACCCTGTCTTCAGGTGTGGGGGACAGCCGGGCCTGGACTCAGGAAGATAACACTCCGGAGGTTTCTAGAacacccctcccctctctcagGCCCTCAGTCTTCTGTCCACCGAGCAGATGGCCTCTGAGGCCCTCAGGGCTACCTTCCTGGTCACCAGACATCCTGTGGGCCTGGCCTTCCTGCCCAGAACCTGAGCCAGCAGCCAACAGGAGGTGCCAGCAGCCTTTCAGAGCTTGGAAAAAACAGGAAGGGCAGGGGCGGCGCGGCCGGGGGCGGGCAGCCTGCCAGCTCTGGGAAGGTGATGCAGGGCACCGCCAAGGCTCCCCCAGGGGCAGTCCACGGTCCCAAGGTCAGGGCTCGTCCTGAGGCCGGCCTGAGCACCGCAGCCCTGTGGCTGACAGCAAGCTGAAGGACCCCAGGAAAAAGGGGGCAACCCTCCGGCACCACAGCCCCAGTCTCGCCTGCTAAGGGGGCTCCGGGTGGCGCCGAGGTGGGATCCGGGGCTCGGGTGGGTCCTGCtccagctgaggcccagggatggCTCAGGGGCCCGGGGTCCGGGCCAGCGCGGGAGTCGGGTCCTCGGCCGCCCCCTCCCACGCCCGGTTCGGTTGGGGTGGGTTTCCTCAGCGCCAGCTCGATCCCACCGCGTCCGGCTCACCTGCAACGCCGCCCCTCACCTGCCCCGCGCAGCCGCAGTGGAGGCCGCGGCCCTGCCCCCGGCCACTGACCCACCGCCCGGGATTGGCTGCCGGCCGCCCAATCAGAAGGTCCGATGCGCGGGTCCGAGTTTCCGTCGGGCGCGCCGGAAGCTGGCGCCTTTGGGGTTGCGCTTGCGCAGTGCGTCGCCGGGAGTCGGACGCGCGTGGCGGACTCCGGGACGCAGGCGCCCGGGTTTCGTGAGGCAGTAGTGGTCCCGCCGGCTCGCTGAGCGCGCCCGACAGGATGCCCGAGATCAGGGTCACGCCCCTGGGTGAGTGCGGCGCGGTGCGGCGCGGCGCGGGAGGAGCGCCCGAAAAGGCCGGTGGGAGGCTCGGAGGGCCGGGGACCCCGGGACGTGTCGTCCTTGCCGCGCGGCCCCCTGCCCGGCACCGGTGCTTAGGGCgcctttcttctgcttctgcaTCCTCGCCACTTCCTGCCCTTCCACCTCCTCCATCTGTCTCGCGTCCCGCTTCCCTGCAGCCTCCGTTTACCCGTTTACCCGTCTGCGGTCCACCCCAAGTCAGCCCTTGTTTTACTTGACCGCCGCAgcgttaaaaaacaaaacaaaacaaaaaacccctcaaaactTTGCTTTTTGCAAAAGATGCAAGTGCACAGTTTAAAGACTCAAGCAGTACAGAAcagtgtgaaggaggaaagatcaCTCAGAATCAGAAACAGCTGGGGTCTCCGTGCACACGTGCCAGGGGCTTTTCGGgaacctgccccctgccctggccgTGTGTTGGAAGCATCTTCTCCTAGGGATGTCCCCCGCAGCTCCACATCCTTTCTTTTGTGGTGAGCTCTCCTCAAAATagcccacccagcccccagcGTGGACACTGAGCTGTtgacagctgcagtgaacactccTGACCCTGGCCTGCTGGGTCACAGCGCACATCCTACCCCACCAAAGGTGTCGTCACCCCCACGGCCTCTCCTAGTTGTTGGCTCCGGGTCCCCTCTGGCTGCTTCAGCCCCACGCTCTCCCCGCGCCTGGTTCTTCTCCAGGGGGTCTTTGCAGGATCCTTCCAGCCTGACCCTTTCCCAGGTGACCCCTTTCTCaccactcattcttttttttttttaagatttatttattatttatttggctgcgttgggtcttcattgatgggcacgggttttctctagttgtggcgagcagtgCCTACTCTTGGATttagtgtgcgggcttctcattgtggtggcttctcttgttgcggagcatgggctctaggcatgcgggcttcagtagttgtggcacacgggctcagtagttgtggctcacgggcttagttgttctgtcaCCGCTCATTCTTGAATGATCCTATCTTCTTACTGCTTCTTTTACCCCAAATCTGCACCTGGGTGTGCCCCCAAAGTCACTCAGCCACAGCACCATCAGAGCAGAACTACTTCTGTGTCACCATCTGCCTTTGCCAGTTTCTGCCTCATGACCCCCTTGGTCtctcccaccacagggcctttgcacagctGCCCCTCTCATCCCAGCTGTCCCTCTCCACCCTGCTCGGAATTCGTCTTCTCAGGCAGAGCTGGAAGTTTGTGTGCCCTTCCCTGCCTTACTTTTTCCTGAGGTGCTGATCTCCCCGAATGCAAGTTTGTCTAGGTGATTATTGTCCGTGTTCtcggccacacacacacacacacacacacaccccacctggAACCTAAACTCCCTGCGGCCACGTGTCTCCTTGTTTTCTTCCCACCCTCCTGTGTGTCCCAGGCTCTGTCCCCACTTCGCCTGCCCAGTTTGGGCCACTGTCTTTGCTTCCTGGGATTGTTGTGGGTGTTCCTGTTGGGAGCAGGCGGCCAGTGC
The sequence above is drawn from the Tursiops truncatus isolate mTurTru1 chromosome 1, mTurTru1.mat.Y, whole genome shotgun sequence genome and encodes:
- the CPTP gene encoding ceramide-1-phosphate transfer protein, producing MDDLESEFNLKVVLLSFKQCLNEKEEVLLDHYLASWRGLVRFLNSLGTIFSFISKDVVAKLQIMEQLCGGPQQEHYSTLQAMVAYEVGSQLVDLERRSRHPDSGCRTVLRLHRALHWLQLFLEGIRTSPEDARTAALCTDSYNASLAAYHPWIIRRAVTVAFCALPTRKVFLETMNVGSPEQAVEMLGEALPFIERVYNISQRLYAEHALLDLP
- the TAS1R3 gene encoding LOW QUALITY PROTEIN: taste receptor type 1 member 3 (The sequence of the model RefSeq protein was modified relative to this genomic sequence to represent the inferred CDS: inserted 11 bases in 7 codons; deleted 1 base in 1 codon; substituted 1 base at 1 genomic stop codon), whose protein sequence is MEDISRAPSWQVRTGKRFAKQILCPSTPRLPISGAPVSLPTCRPCWKLPPAMPGLALLGLAAVLGVRAGAPLCLSRQLSWPGDYVLGGSAPLGSAEDAXSSPGLLWALATTMAMEEINSGSTLIPGLRLGYNFFNTCWEPVVAAKPSLVLMAKAGSCSVAAYYDYMQYQPHVLAVIGPHSFEVVLVTSFFLMPHVSYGASTDWLSSRETFPSFLHTVPSDRVQVAAVVELLRELHWSWVAAVGSKDEYSWQGLCLFSGLDDAKGTXIARESWVPLPRAGSPRLGSVQGLPRRVNQSSVRVVXVFSACTARTLFSYSIRYRLSPKMWVASEAWLPSNLVMTLPSMDRVGTVLGVPRQGAQMPKFPSYVQTCLALAADPAYCASLDAGQPGLEEHVVGPRCPQCDCITLENVTDGLLHRQTFAXFAAVYSVAQALHNTLLCDTSGCPVREPVRPWQHPENTHNLSLRFDTNGNVDVNHDQKLWVRWDRTPTLRTVGTFNGSLQLWHSQVRWHTQGNQPVPQCSRQCKEGQVHRVKGFHSCCYDGTDCKAGSYQRNPGEPSEGPSHAHRCLPRRPKFLGLLLXLAPALGLVLAALGLFIWRRHSPXGSGLGWGATGLLCLGLVCLSVLLFPGRPSPASCLAQPPLHHLLLTGCWSTPFLQAAEIFVGSELQPSWADRLCSRLWGAGWYXFPPEVPTGWQVPPTEALVHCHVRSWVSFGLVNATLAFLCFLGTFPVKSRPGGYNGARGLTSAMLAYFITWVSFIPLXADVHTVSQPAVQVGAILFCVLGILGTSHPPKCYLLLWRPDLNTPEFFLGGGPGDARGRGSSGGGEETQGENKRPLSQ